Genomic segment of Methanoculleus horonobensis:
GGTGAATGAAAAATGGCATACAAGCCCCAGTACGGTCCCGGGACATCGGTTGTCGCCGAGAACCGGCGCAAACAGATGAACCCCAACCAGAAGCTTGAGAAGGTTCGTTCCGTAACGGATGAGGACATTGTGCTGATCCTCGGCCACAGGGCTCCCGGATCGGCATACCCGACCGCCCACCCCCCGCTCGCCGAGCAGCAGGAGCCCAACTGCCCCATGCGCAAGCTCGTCAAGCCCACCGAGGGTGCGAAGGCAGGCGACCGTGTCCGCTACATCCAGTTTGCAGACTCGATGTTCAACGCTCCCTCGCAGCCCTACCAGCGGACCTACACCGAGATGTACCGCTTCCGCGGTATCGACCCCGGTACGCTCTCCGGTCGTCAGATCGTCGAGTGCCGCGAGCGTGACCTCGAGAAATACGCGAAGGATCTCATCGAGACCGAGATGTTCGACCCTGCCCTCGTCGGCATCCGCGGTGCGACCGTGCACGGCCACTCGCTCCGTCTCGCTGAGGACGGCATGATGTTCGACATGCTGCAGAGGAACGTCCTCGGTGAGGACGGCATCGTCAAGTACGTCAAGAACCAGATCGGCGAGCCCCTCGACCGTGCGGTTGCCGTTGGCAAGCCCATGGACCAGAAGTGGCTCAAGGCTCACACGACGATCTTCCACTCGCTCGTAGGGACTTCCTACCGCGATGACACCGAGTACGTCGAATATATCCAGCGCATCCACTCGCTGCGCACGAAATACGGCTTCATGCCGAAAGAGGAGTGATTACAATGGCAAAGATTGAGAGATCCCAGAAGCTGTTCCTGAAAGCCCTCAAGGAGAAGTTCCAGGGACAGGACGTCGAGTCTGAGACCGCCGAGTTCTACAAGTTCAACGGTGTCCGCCAGTCTCCCCGTAAGATGGAGTTCATGAAGGCAAGCCGTGCCGTCGAGATGGACCGCGGTGTCTCCATGTACGACCCCGAGCGCTGCCACCTTGGCGGTATCCCGATGGGCCAGCGCCAGCTGATGACCTACGAGGTCTCCGGCACCGGCGTCTTCGTCGAGGGTGACGACCTGCACTTCGTCAACAACTCTGCGATGCAGCAGATGTGGGACGATATCCGGAGAACCGTCATCGTCGGGATGGATCTTGCTCACCAGACCCTGCAGAAGCGTCTGGGCAAGGAAGTTACCCCCGAGACGATCAACGAGTACCTCCACATCTTGAACCATGCGATGCCCGGCGGCGCCGTCGTCCAGGAGCACATGGTCGAGACTCACCCCGGCCTCGTCGACGACTGTTACGTCAAGGTCTTCACCGGCGACCAGGAGCTCGCAGACGACATCGAGCCCCAGTTCCTGCTGAACATCGAGAAGCTCTTCCCCGCAAAGCAGGCCGAGGAACTCAAGGCCGAAGTCGGCAAGAGCATGTACCAGGCAATCCACATCCCGACCACGGTCTCCCGGACCTGCGACGGTGGAACGACCTCCCGGTGGTCTGCGATGCAGATCGGTATGTCCTTCATCGCTGCCTACCGCATGTGCGCCGGTGAAGCGGCCGTCGCCGACCTCTCCTACGCTGCGAAGCACGCAGGCGTCGTCAACATGGGATCCGTCCTGCCCGCCCGGCGTGCCCGTGGCCCGAACGAGCCCGGTGGCATCAAGTTCGGTCTCTTTGCCGATATTGTCCAGGCGAACCGGAAGTACCCGAACGACCCCGCGAAGGCCTCTCTCGAGGTCGTCGGCGCCGGAACCATGCTCTACGACCAGATCTGGCTCGGCTCCTACATGTCCGGCGGTGTCGGATTCACGCAGTACGCAACCGCGGCCTACACCGACAACATCCTCGACGAGTTCACCTACTACGGTATGGACTACGCCAAGGACAAGTACAAGGTCGACTGGAAGAACCCGAGCCCGAGCGACAAGGTCAAGCCGACCCAGGAGATCGTCAACGACCTTGCAACCGAGGTCACCCTCAACGCCATGGAGCAGTATGAGATGTTCCCGACCATGATGGAGGACCACTTCGGCGGTTCCCAGCGTGCCGGTGTCATCGCCGCTGCATCCGGTCTCACGACCTCTATCACGACCGGAAACTCGAACGCCGGTCTGAACGGCTGGTATCTCTCCATGCTCCTGCACAAGGACGGATGGTCGCGTCTCGGCTTCTTCGGCTACGACCTCCAGGACCAGTGCGGTTCCGCGAACTCCCTCTCCATGGTCTCCGACCGCGGTCTGATGGGCGAACTGCGTGGCCCGAACTACCCGAACTACGCGATGAACGTCGGCCACCAGGGCGAGTACGCCGCAATCGTCGCGGGGGCCCACTACGGCCGCAGCGACGCGTTCTGCTACAGCCCGCTCGTCAAGGTCTGCTTCGCCGACCCGAGCCTGAGGTTCGACTTCGCCGAGCCCCGCCGCGAGTTCGCGAAGGGTGCAATCCGCGAGTTCATGCCCGCCGGCGAGCGCTCGCTCATCATCCCGGCGCGGTAAATAACTCCATAACCCTTTTTATTTGCACGTCCTCATAATCCGCGATCGCAAGCATTCCTGCCGATCAGCTGGAGAAGGTGGAGCGAGTGGTCCTCACTCGCCCACGTATTATGAGGTTGAGTGTTCGTATCATGATGTATGCTGTTTTTATAGCGGAGCGTCGCATTTGCCGGGTTCCCCGTCCGTAAAGAACCCGTCTCGGTCGCCGGGAGGCGCGCGGGGGTTGGGATGGGGTGCGTGGTGGTGGGCGAAACCCCTGTTGCAAAGATGCCCTATACTCGGGGATGCCTGGAGATCCGGGCAAGTTTGAGAATCGGAGACTAAATCCCGAAAACAGATTTCTACAGCAACTGGGTATGCTGAATCCGTGGGAAAATGTCTCCTCCAGTGGACCGTGGGGGTATCACCATGCACTGCCCCCGCCCCTTGGGGGCGGGGGAGGAGGCCGGAGGCCGGGCGGGGTGGGGGTCAAAGGTAGAGCCTTACGGGGTAGAGACAGGGGAGGGGGGATGCCCCCTCCCCGTCAGCCCCACCCCCAATGGCGATATCCCCTTGGAAGCCGTTTTCGGGCTTTTACATAGCCTTGCAGATACGCTCGGAAGATGCTCAAAGATCTTAGACGTGATGGGCGGCCGGGCCTATGAGTGTTCTCGAATGCGCCCTCGAATTCCCTCAAGACGCAACTCTGACCGCTCCCGTCCCATATCCGGCACCCGCGCAAACCTCTCTCACCCCTGCACTTTCGCCCCGCGCCACCAAACCCCCTATATCGCCGGACTCCCAACACTCCCGTAAGAAACCGGGAGGAGATGTTCACGGAATGACAACCGGCAGCCGCATCGTCCTGCACGTGGATATGGACAGTTTCTTCGCCTCCATCGAAGTCCGCCGCGCCCCCTCTCTTGCCGGGAAGCCGGTGATCGTCGGCGCCGACCCGAAGGGGGGGGCGGGCCGCGGGGTCGTGAGCACCTGCTCGTATGAGGCCCGCCGCTACGGGGTGCACTCCGGCATGCCGATCTCCCGGGCGTTCGACCTCTGCCCGCATGGCGTCTACCTCCCGGTGGATCACCCGTTCTACGCCAGCGTCTCGGAAGAGATCATGACGATCCTCTCCCGGCACGCCGGGCGCATCGAGCAGGTGAGCATCGACGAGGCCTACCTCGACGTCAGCGATGCCGGGAGTTTCCCCGCGGCGGGAGCGCTTGCCGCCGCGATCAAGCGGGAGGTCCGGGAAGAGACCGGGCTCACCTGCTCGGTTGGGGTCGCTCCGGGCAAGGCGGTGGCGAAGATCGCCTCCGACTACAAAAAGCCCGATGGACTGACGATCGTCCGCCCGGACGAGGTCGCCGGGTTCCTTGCCCCCCTGCCGGTAGGGAGGATCCCCGGGATCGGAAAGAAGACCGGCGAGGACCTCCGGCAGATGGGCATCCAGACCGTCGGCGACCTTGCACGCCGCGACGTCCAGGAGGTCATCGCCCGTCTGGGGAGATCCGGCGTCCGGGTGCACCACCTCGCCCGGGGCATCGACGAAGGCGAGGTTCAGGGCCGGGAGGGATGCAAGTCCATCTCCCGGGAGACGACGTTTGAAGTGGATACCGCCGACCCGCCGCTCCTCGCGGGGACGCTCGGCGCGCTTGCGGACGACGTCGCGGAGACGCTTCGTGCCGATGGACTCCGGTGCCGCACCGTCACGGTCAAGGTCAGGTATCGCGGCTTTCAGACGCATACCCGGTCCCGGACGCTCCCGCGGTTCACCGCCGACCCCGCGGCGCTCCGGCAGGCCGCGTCCGGGCTGCTCGATCCGTTCCTCAACGGCGAGCCCATCCGCCTGATCGGGGTCAGGCTCTCGGCACTCGAGGGCGGGCGCACCCGGCAGGCGTCGATCGACGAGTTCCTCTCCTGAACCGCCCCGCGAAGCGAACGTTCTTTATCGGGGGTATGCATTACGCTCCGGCATGCCCGACTTCTGGACGGTGCTCCTCGCCGCCGTCCTCCTCCTCCTCTTCGCGGTGCCGGTCGCCTACGTCCCGATCCCCTACCGGGAAGAGAAGAAGAGGTGACGTTTTGCCGCAACTCCCATAGAGCCAATTTTTCTGTCCCGGCGCCAATACTTCTCTGTCCGTGCCGCACGCTCGCCGCCGTGTCGGTGCGCGTGGGCACCAGACTGGAAGAAGGAAATGACGACTACAACGACGGTGCGCTCGGTTCTTGCGTGCCTGTTTCTCACGGCGGTGCTCCTCTCCGCCGGCTGCACCGGCGAAGAGCAGCCTTCCGTGGGGCAGGCGGCCACGGAATTCCGGAGTGAGACCTTCGGTTACGACGATCGCGTGGAGTTCCGCTACATCCCGAACTCCGATGAACCGGGGATCTACAGCGCGACCTGTACGATCGAGAGGGACGTCTCGTGGGGCACCACGATCGAGACCCGGGAGAACGTGCGATACGAGGAGATCTCCCGTGCGAACCCCATCGAGATCGTCGTCCCGCGCGAGGATCCCCTGGACCGCGTAGCGCTTGAGATTGAGATCCGGAACGCCGGAGGCGACGTCCTGCACCGGAGCCGGACGGCCGTGGCCCCCGCGACGCCTGTCCCGACGCCGCCGTGATCCGCGGGATGGGTGGAAAACCACTTATCCCGTTCCACGACCCACCTTCTTCTGATCGTGAGCACCGAGATTCAACTCTGTCTGGATGCGTTTGATCGCTCAAATCCTCCTCTCTGCGGAGACGAGCCCGCCCGGAACGGGTTTCGCCGGCTCTGCTGCCGGTGCCCGTTTGCCATGAGGAGCAGGGGCATCATTTACTGCGAACGCTTCGAGACTCCCATCCGGGCGCGGGAGAAGTACGGCCTCCCGGGATGGAAAGAGATCCGCAACGCTGTGCTTGACCGCGACGGGCAGCAATGCTCCGTCTGCGGCGGAGAGCAGGATCTCCACATCCACCATCTCGACCGCGACCCCACGAACGACGATCTCTCAAATCTCGTCACCCTCTGCGGCATCTGCCATGCCCGGGTGCATACCGAGCTCCGCCGCGAGGGAGGGGCAGGAAGGGTGGCGCGGGTGCTTCCGGCAGCACGGCGTCGTTTGAGGTGACGCCCCCGGCAGGACTCCCCCGAAACCCGGCAGGTCTACCTGCCGGGTCCTGTTCCGGGGGTAACGATTATATTATATGCGCGCTACCAGTTGCCTGACCATGGGGGGAATGTCCGGCGTGAGCATTACTGAAAGACTCTTCGGCAGGAGCGAACCCGAAGGCCGGGAAGGCACCTGCACCGATTCCACAGTGAGCAGGAAAGCCGTCTCTCTTGCGCAGCAAGGGCGGTTTCCCGAGGCGATCGATTGTTTCGACCGGGTGCTCAAAGATGATCCGGCAAACGTGAAGATGTGGAACAACAAAGGGGTCTTTCTTGATCTCCTGGGGCGGGATCAGGATGCACTGGACTGCTGGGAGAAGGCGCTCTCGATCGACCCGGATTTTGCTCCCGCCTGGGTCTCCCGGGGGATGCTCTACCGGCGCCGCAACCGGCTCGAGGAGGCGCTCGCCTGCTACGACCGGGCGGTGGAGCTCAACCCGGACTCCCCGGTCGCCTGGTACAACCGGAGCGGCGTCTTCGTCGCGATGCACCGACTGGACGATGCGATCGCCTGCTACGAGCGCGTTCTCGGGATCGATCCCCACTTCGTGGCGGCCTGGACGGATCTCGGCTACGCCCACTTCCTCCAGCACCGGCACGAGGAGGCGATCGGCTGCTACGACCGTGCCATCGCCGACGATCCCGGGAGCGTCCGGGTCTGGAGCCTGAAGGGCGGCGCCCTGTACGCGCTCGGCGAATACCGCAAAGCGCTCGAATGCTTTGATAAGGTGCTCTCGATCGATCCGAAGTACTCCGCCGGGTGGAGCATGAAGTGCAGCGTCCTCTATCACCTCGGCATGTACCGGCACGCGCTCGCGTGCGCCGACAAGGCGCTCGAGATAAATCCCTCCTGCGAACTGACCGCACAGGTCAGAAAGATGCTCCTCTCTCTTATCCAGAAGTGGTGACGGGCTCATCCACCCCTCCCGGATTGTTTCGGAAGGTTGACCCCTCCGGCCGTCCAACCGCGAATAACTGCGCCGGACGTCGGGAACTCTTCCCCGGGGGAGACTCCGACCGTCTATTATCCGGCGACGCCAACAGGTGGATGTAATCCATGCCGGTCGATCAGATCCCTATAGGTACGTTCTCGCGGATCACGCACCTCTCGCAGAAAGCGCTCCGCCTCTATGACGAGCGGGGACTCCTCGTCCCCGCGGCAAGAGACATCTGCACGGGATACCGCTACTACACTTACGCCCAGGTCGAGCGGGGCGTCCGCATCCAGCACCTGCTCTGGCTCGGGTTCGACCTCACCGAGGTCGAAGCCGTGCTCGATGCGCGGGAACGTGGCGATGCCGGAACGATCCGGGTCCACTTTGAACGGCGTCTCGCGGCGACCGAGCGGGAGATCGGGCGGCTGCATGCGATTGCAGAGGTCCTGCGGACGCAGAACCCGCTGAACGGAGGATTCAGTATGTCGATCACCGAACCAGTTATCAAAGATATCCCTGCCACGCGGGCGCTTTCCCTCCGCGAACGGGGTGTTTACCAGGAGGCGATCCCGAGAATGATCGGGGAACTCTGCGCTTATGTCTACCCTGCTGACGGGCGGCAGCCCGCTGCAAGGATTGCCGGGCCGATCATGTTCATCTGCCATGACGAGGAGTACCGGGAGACAGACGCAGATATCGAGGTCGCGCTCCCGATCGTCGGGTCCGTCAACCTCGACGGAACCGCCGTCGAGATCCTGACCCTTCCGGGCGGCCGGTTCGCCTCGGTGCTCTACACGGGCCCCTATCCCGGGGTCGCGAAGGCCTACGAGCGGCTCTTTTCCTACATGGGCGAGTATGGCCTTGCACCGGCCGGCCCCTCGCGGGAACTCTACCTCAACGACCCCGCCGAGGTGCCGGAGGAGGAGCTCCTGACCGAGGTCCAGTTCCCGATGGAAGACCTTCCCCCGTCCCCCTGAAGGGGAGCGGTCACTCTCCTGCGACCTCGAAGACGTGGCGGCCCCATCCGGGGATGTCGAGAAAGAGCCCGGGAGAGAGGAGCCCCTCGCCGTCCCGGTCGTACGCCGCCTGTCCGATGAGATCGCGGAGCCGGATGGTCTTCCCCGTGAGATCGCCCCAGGGGAGCGGGACGTAACACTGGCCCCGGTCGGGAGCATAGTTGACGGCGACGATGTAGCGCTCTCCCTCGCGCTCCCAGGCGAAGGCGATATATCCCTTGTGGGAGGGGTTCCCTTCCCATGCGGGGGTGCAGTCGAGAAGCCGCCACTCGCCGTCCCGGAACGCCGGCAGGCGCAGGCAGGCAACGAGCTGCTGGTAGAACTCTTCTATGGCCGGGTCGACCGGCTCTTCGGGCTCCCGGCAGAGGTGGACAGGGGTCTTTCTCCGCCGCCCGGCAAACTGCCCCCGGTGAAAGAATCGGAGACCCGGGCAGAGGAAGGCGAGAACGGCGGCGGCCCGGTGCCGTTCCGGCGGAAAGACCGCTGCCGCCCGGTCTTCGTCGTGGTTCTCGAGGAACCGGACGGAGTTATTCTGGTATTCAAGATCCGCCCAAAAATGCTCCCGCACCGGTCGTGCCGTTCCGTTCCTGAGCCGGTCGTAGAGGCGTTTGTCGTAGGTGTAGTCGAACCCCTGCTCTTGCAGCGTCCACTCGAGGTCCCAGTAGACCTCCGCCATGAAGAGAAACGCCGGGTGCTCCTCCTTGACCGCACCTATCGCTCCCGGCCAGAACGGCTCCATCTCCCGCCCCCAGGTCTGCTGGAAGACCTCCGGGAGGACGAGCATCGCCATATCGCACCGGAGGCCGTCGCACTGCCCCGCGATATTCTGCGCTTCAGCGGCCATCGCCTCCGCGAGGGCCGGGTTGGCGTAATCGAGCTGCAGGGTGTCGGGCCAGCCGCCGGAGTAGGGGTCCCGGCCGTGGGCGAGGTTCCCGTCGGTGTCGCGGATGTAGTAGTCCGGGTGCTCCTGCACCCAGGGGTGATCGGGGGCGGTGTGGTTCGGAACGAAGTCGAGCATGAGGCGGAGTCCCTCTCCGTGCAGGCGTTCGCGGAACCGGGGGAGTGCCTCCGGCTCCCCGAGGTCGGGGTGGAGCGAATAGCCGGTGACGGCAAAGGGGGAGCCGCAGATATCCTCTTCCCTGAGATCGGGAAGCAGGCCCCGGTACCCGGCGAGCCACTGCTCGTTCGAGCGGGAGACCCGGCGCCCGGCCTCCCCGGTCTTCCAGGCTCCCATGAGGTAGACCCACGAGAAGCCGCATTCGGCGAGCCTCGCGAGCCATGAGTCGGGGATCTCGTCGAGCGTGGGGCGGCGCCCGCTCTCCCTCGCGAGGCGGCGGAGCAGGATGCGGGCGTTGGCCTCGTAGAGGGAGGGGTAGCGGGGGGTGTGGGTGTTCATGGTACTCTCCCGGATCTCGGGGTGGATAGAGGTATCCCTTACCAGATAGCGGAATGGAGTTCGTCGTCACGCAAAAAACCCCGGAACGACCGGGTGCCCTGCACCGCACCGATGACCAGCGGTTTCGTCGCCCTCATGAAGGCCGCGAGCGGTGCATGCATCCGGGCGTCGAGGCAGCGGTAGACGAAGTTCCGGAGCGCCGTCTCCGCCCGCAGTTCGGGGATGAGGCGCCGGCGGAGGAGGGCGGTGTAGGTCGCGGCGAGCGGTGCTCCGGCGGTCAGGTGGCGGTCGACGGCGTGGGCGGCGAGCTCCGCCGTCCGGTGGGCGTAGAAGATCCCCTCCCCGAGGAGCGGGCCCGTAAACCCGGCCGCGTCGCCGACGAGAACCGTCCCCTCGTGGGCCGGGGAAGGGATGTAGTTCCCGAGCGGCAGGAAGCATCCTATCGGTTTCCGGTCGGCGAACGCGGAGAACCCGACGGTCTTCTGGAACGTTTCGAACTTATCGCGGAGGTTGCCGCCGTTTGTCGATAGCAGCCCCCCGATCCCCACGACGATCGCCTCCCTGTTCGGGAAGACCCACCCGTAGCCCCACCGGCAGGCGGCAAGGATCAGGTGGGGCGTCGCGAGGTCGTCATCCAGGCGGATCGCCCCCCCCTCGTCTGCGCGCGCCTCCGCCTCCCTCCGGGGGATCGCGAGTTCCAGCGTCCACCCGAGGTTGCTCTGCCAGCGCTCTCTGTCGACGACGCCCTCCGGGAGGGTGCGTCTGACCCGGCTGTGGACTCCGTCCGCCCCGACGATCACCCGGGCGGAGTACCGGTCGCCGTCCGATGTCGTGACGGTTCGATGGGCGTGGTCGATCGCGGTCACTTCCGCGCCGGTCTGGACTTCCGCCCCTGCCTCTGCCGCCATCGCTGCGAGATAGGCGTCGTAGCGTTCCCGGCTGGTGAAGTAGACCGGCTCGTCGAGGTCTTCAACGAAGATGCGGCGGCTGCCGATATAGAGCGCGTACCCCGTCCC
This window contains:
- a CDS encoding MerR family transcriptional regulator — encoded protein: MPVDQIPIGTFSRITHLSQKALRLYDERGLLVPAARDICTGYRYYTYAQVERGVRIQHLLWLGFDLTEVEAVLDARERGDAGTIRVHFERRLAATEREIGRLHAIAEVLRTQNPLNGGFSMSITEPVIKDIPATRALSLRERGVYQEAIPRMIGELCAYVYPADGRQPAARIAGPIMFICHDEEYRETDADIEVALPIVGSVNLDGTAVEILTLPGGRFASVLYTGPYPGVAKAYERLFSYMGEYGLAPAGPSRELYLNDPAEVPEEELLTEVQFPMEDLPPSP
- the mcrG gene encoding coenzyme-B sulfoethylthiotransferase subunit gamma, translated to MAYKPQYGPGTSVVAENRRKQMNPNQKLEKVRSVTDEDIVLILGHRAPGSAYPTAHPPLAEQQEPNCPMRKLVKPTEGAKAGDRVRYIQFADSMFNAPSQPYQRTYTEMYRFRGIDPGTLSGRQIVECRERDLEKYAKDLIETEMFDPALVGIRGATVHGHSLRLAEDGMMFDMLQRNVLGEDGIVKYVKNQIGEPLDRAVAVGKPMDQKWLKAHTTIFHSLVGTSYRDDTEYVEYIQRIHSLRTKYGFMPKEE
- the mcrA gene encoding coenzyme-B sulfoethylthiotransferase subunit alpha; amino-acid sequence: MAKIERSQKLFLKALKEKFQGQDVESETAEFYKFNGVRQSPRKMEFMKASRAVEMDRGVSMYDPERCHLGGIPMGQRQLMTYEVSGTGVFVEGDDLHFVNNSAMQQMWDDIRRTVIVGMDLAHQTLQKRLGKEVTPETINEYLHILNHAMPGGAVVQEHMVETHPGLVDDCYVKVFTGDQELADDIEPQFLLNIEKLFPAKQAEELKAEVGKSMYQAIHIPTTVSRTCDGGTTSRWSAMQIGMSFIAAYRMCAGEAAVADLSYAAKHAGVVNMGSVLPARRARGPNEPGGIKFGLFADIVQANRKYPNDPAKASLEVVGAGTMLYDQIWLGSYMSGGVGFTQYATAAYTDNILDEFTYYGMDYAKDKYKVDWKNPSPSDKVKPTQEIVNDLATEVTLNAMEQYEMFPTMMEDHFGGSQRAGVIAAASGLTTSITTGNSNAGLNGWYLSMLLHKDGWSRLGFFGYDLQDQCGSANSLSMVSDRGLMGELRGPNYPNYAMNVGHQGEYAAIVAGAHYGRSDAFCYSPLVKVCFADPSLRFDFAEPRREFAKGAIREFMPAGERSLIIPAR
- a CDS encoding tetratricopeptide repeat protein yields the protein MSGVSITERLFGRSEPEGREGTCTDSTVSRKAVSLAQQGRFPEAIDCFDRVLKDDPANVKMWNNKGVFLDLLGRDQDALDCWEKALSIDPDFAPAWVSRGMLYRRRNRLEEALACYDRAVELNPDSPVAWYNRSGVFVAMHRLDDAIACYERVLGIDPHFVAAWTDLGYAHFLQHRHEEAIGCYDRAIADDPGSVRVWSLKGGALYALGEYRKALECFDKVLSIDPKYSAGWSMKCSVLYHLGMYRHALACADKALEINPSCELTAQVRKMLLSLIQKW
- a CDS encoding HNH endonuclease, whose translation is MRSRGIIYCERFETPIRAREKYGLPGWKEIRNAVLDRDGQQCSVCGGEQDLHIHHLDRDPTNDDLSNLVTLCGICHARVHTELRREGGAGRVARVLPAARRRLR
- the dinB gene encoding DNA polymerase IV — its product is MTTGSRIVLHVDMDSFFASIEVRRAPSLAGKPVIVGADPKGGAGRGVVSTCSYEARRYGVHSGMPISRAFDLCPHGVYLPVDHPFYASVSEEIMTILSRHAGRIEQVSIDEAYLDVSDAGSFPAAGALAAAIKREVREETGLTCSVGVAPGKAVAKIASDYKKPDGLTIVRPDEVAGFLAPLPVGRIPGIGKKTGEDLRQMGIQTVGDLARRDVQEVIARLGRSGVRVHHLARGIDEGEVQGREGCKSISRETTFEVDTADPPLLAGTLGALADDVAETLRADGLRCRTVTVKVRYRGFQTHTRSRTLPRFTADPAALRQAASGLLDPFLNGEPIRLIGVRLSALEGGRTRQASIDEFLS
- a CDS encoding alpha-amylase family glycosyl hydrolase produces the protein MNTHTPRYPSLYEANARILLRRLARESGRRPTLDEIPDSWLARLAECGFSWVYLMGAWKTGEAGRRVSRSNEQWLAGYRGLLPDLREEDICGSPFAVTGYSLHPDLGEPEALPRFRERLHGEGLRLMLDFVPNHTAPDHPWVQEHPDYYIRDTDGNLAHGRDPYSGGWPDTLQLDYANPALAEAMAAEAQNIAGQCDGLRCDMAMLVLPEVFQQTWGREMEPFWPGAIGAVKEEHPAFLFMAEVYWDLEWTLQEQGFDYTYDKRLYDRLRNGTARPVREHFWADLEYQNNSVRFLENHDEDRAAAVFPPERHRAAAVLAFLCPGLRFFHRGQFAGRRRKTPVHLCREPEEPVDPAIEEFYQQLVACLRLPAFRDGEWRLLDCTPAWEGNPSHKGYIAFAWEREGERYIVAVNYAPDRGQCYVPLPWGDLTGKTIRLRDLIGQAAYDRDGEGLLSPGLFLDIPGWGRHVFEVAGE
- a CDS encoding geranylgeranyl reductase family protein — its product is MESRPEYDAVVVGGGPAGSTAACLLAEAGHSVALLERWAYPRNKVCGGCLSQKTVRFLDRVFSLPVPALRQEGLIDFTGTGYALYIGSRRIFVEDLDEPVYFTSRERYDAYLAAMAAEAGAEVQTGAEVTAIDHAHRTVTTSDGDRYSARVIVGADGVHSRVRRTLPEGVVDRERWQSNLGWTLELAIPRREAEARADEGGAIRLDDDLATPHLILAACRWGYGWVFPNREAIVVGIGGLLSTNGGNLRDKFETFQKTVGFSAFADRKPIGCFLPLGNYIPSPAHEGTVLVGDAAGFTGPLLGEGIFYAHRTAELAAHAVDRHLTAGAPLAATYTALLRRRLIPELRAETALRNFVYRCLDARMHAPLAAFMRATKPLVIGAVQGTRSFRGFLRDDELHSAIW